CCAGCGCGGCCTCGGTCGATGCCGGGGCGCAGGCGTCGATATCGGCGAGGCTGAGCGGCGTTGCATCGCCGTATTTGTAGAGCCCGAGCTTGTCGACGAAGCGGGCCAGATCGCCCGGCCCCAGGTCGCCGGCCAGCTGCATCAGGCGCGCCATTTCCTCGCGTCCCGGCTCGGCGATCCCCGCCGCGGTCAGCAGCCGCCGGGTTTCGTCGGCCGATGGGGGATCGTCATAGATCGCGGCGGCGAGGCAATCCGGGCGTGTCTCGAACAGCTTGCGCAGGGCCGAGCCCTTGCGCAGCGATCCCGCCGCCACCACGATCTGCGCATCGCCGTCGCGCCAGTCGTCCAGCGCGGCCTCGACCGCCGGGGCGATCATGTCCTGTGCCTGTTCGACGAAAACCGCGCGGGCGCCGGCGAAAAAACCCACCGCCTTGACCGCATCCGTCAGGGCCGCCGGATCCTTGCGCAGGTCCGGCCCCTGCAGGCGGGTCAGGCGCATTTCCTCCTCGGCGCCCGGCCCCAGCAGGGCCGCCAGAACCTGCTGGCGTTTCAGCGCCACGCGCATCGCGTCGGCGCCGTAGATCAGCAGCCCGGCGCGCGTGGGATCGGGCGCGGCAAAGTAGCGATCGGTCTCGCGCGGCGACAGTTTCATGTGCCGAGATCCGCGGTGGCGTAGAGCTGCGCCGCGATCTGGTCGGCCAGAATGCTCATCAGTCGCGCCGTCGCGTCGCGTTCCGCGGCCAGCGTCTCGACGGTGGATCCGGTGGCGGAATAGCCGGTGAAGTTGCGGACCTTGCCCGAGGCCAGCACATTATCGCTGCCGATCGGGCGCAGCTCATAGGCGACCCGGCCGACGATGCTGTAGCGGGTGATTTCGCTGGAGGCGGTGATCGCCTGTCCCTGCTGGTCCGTTCTCAGCACGAATCCGAGCCGGTAGGCGGGGGTGGCGGCGCGTCCCAGCCGGTCTTCGAGCTCTTCGACCAGCAGATAGGCTGAGGCGGTTTCCGGCGGGGCGACCTCGACCCGGCCGCGCAGGGTGCTGGCCGTGCTGCCCGGCGCATAGACCGGGGTGAACCCGCAGGCCGCCAGTGCCGGGGCCAACGCGAGCAGGCCCAGCGCCTTGCGGCGGCCGGGATGCGGGTCAGACAACGACATTCACGATCCGGCCCGGCACAACGATCACCTTTTTCGGCTCCGCCCCGTTCAACGCTTTCCGCACCGCGTCCTGTTCCAGCGCGATGGTTTCAATCTCGTCCCTGGACAGCGCCTTGGCAACACTGATCTCGGCGCGGCGTTTGCCGTTGATCTGGATCGGCATGGTCACCGTGTCCTCGATCAGCATCGCCGGGTCCGCCTGCGGCCAGGGGGCCGCGGCGCAGAGGCCCTCGCCCCCCTGGTGATGCCAGATATCCTCGGACAGGTGCGGGGTCATCGGCGCCATCAGCTGGGCCAGCGTCATGATCGCCTCGCGCATCACCGGATAGGAGGCCGCGGCCCTGGACAGGGTGTTGGTGAAGGCATAGAGCTTTGCGATCGCCGCGTTGAAGCCGAAGCTCTCGACCCCCAGCGTCACGTCATGGATGGTCTTGTGCATCTCGCGCAGCAGCGCGTCATCGCCATCGCCCGGCGCGTCGCGGTCGATCCGGCCGATGCGGTCGCAGAGGTTCCAGACACGGGTCAGGTGCTTGTGCGCGGCCTCGGCCCCGGAGGCGGTCCATTCCACGTCGCGTTCCGGCGGGCTGTCGGACAGCACGAACCAGCGCGCGGTGTCGGCGCCGTAAGACGAGATGATCGACACCGGATCGACCACGTTCTTTTTCGATTTCGACATCTTGGCCGACGGAATGATCTCGACCGGGGTGCCGTCGGCCAGCCTGCCGTCGGTCACGTCCTCGGGCAGGTGATAGACCGGGCGGCCGTTGTGGTCGCGGGTCTGATAGATCTCATGCGTGACCATGCCCTGCGTGAACAGCGCGTCGAACGGTTCGATCGCGCTGGCGGGCAGGTGTCCCGTGATCCGCATCGCGCGGGCGAAGAACCGTGAATAGAGCAGGTGCAGGATCGCGTGTTCGATGCCGCCGATATACTGGTCGACATTCATCCAGTATTCGGCGTCGTCCATCCGCGTCGGGGTTTCGGCGCGCGGCGCGGTGAAGCGGGCGAAATACCACGACGAATCGACGAACGTGTCCATCGTGTCGGTTTCGCGTTTCGCCGCCGCCCCGCAGGACGGGCAGGCGCAGTCGCGCCAGGTCGGATGCCGGTCGAGCGGGTTGCCGGGCTTGTCGAAGCTCACGTCGTCGGGCAGGCGGACCGGCAGGTTTTCCTTTTTCTCGGGCACCACGCCGCAGGTCTCGCAATGCACCACCGGGATCGGGCAGCCCCAGTAGCGCTGCCGCGACAGGCCCCAGTCGCGCAGGCGGTATTTGGTCACGCCTTCGCCCCAGCCGTGTTTCGCGGCATAGTCGATGGTGGCGTCGACGGCCTCTTCTCCGGTCGCCACGTCCAGCCCCGCGAAATGGTCAACCCATTGAACCTTTTCCGTTTTCGGCGGAACGAAGGCCGTGTTTCCGACCGGCTTCGGATCGTCCAGCGCCAGGAAGGTGTCGATCACCGGCAGGTCGTATTTGCGGCAGAAATCCAGGTCGCGCTGGTCATGCGCGGGGCAGGCAAAGATCGCCCCGGTGCCATAGTCCATCAGGATGAAATTCGCGACCCAGACCGGCAGTTCCCAATCCGGGTTCAGCGGATGACGGCATTTCAGACCAGTGTCGAAGCCCAGCTTCTCGGCCTTTTCCAGCGCTTCCTCGGAAGTGCCGGATTTGCGCACCTGCGCGTTGAACGCCGCCAGTTCGGGGTTTTCCGCTTCCAGCGCCCGCGACAACGGGTGATCGGGCGAGATGCCGATGAAACTGGCGCCCATCAGCGTGTCGGGCCGGGTGGTGTAGACCTCGATCGCGTCATGGCCGCAGGCGGGCGCGGTCAGGTCGAAGCCGAGCTGCAGGCCGCGGCTCTTGCCGATCCAGTTTTCCTGCATCAGCCGCACCTTGGCGGGCCAGTTTTCCAGCCCGTCCAGCGCGTCGAGCAGTTCGCCCGCCATGTCGGAAATCCGGAAGAACCACTGGGTCAGTTCGCGCCGTTCCACCTCGGCGCCCGACCGCCAGCCCTTGCCGTCGATGACCTGTTCGTTGGCCAGAACGGTCATGTCCACCGGGTCCCAGTTGACCACGGCGGCCTTGCGATAGACCAGCCCGGCGTCGAGCATGTCGAGAAACAGCGCCTGCTGCTGTCCGTAATATTCGGGATCGCAGGTGGCGAATTCGCGCGACCAGTCGATCGACAGCCCCAGCGGTTTCATCTGCGCGCGCATGTCGGCGATGTTCTGGTAGGTCCAGTCCTTGGGGTGCCCGCCCGAGGCCATCGCCGCGTTTTCGGCCGGCATGCCGAACGCGTCCCAGCCCATCGGGTGCAAAACGTTGTGGCCGGTCGCCAGCTTGTGCCGGGCCACAACGTCGCCCATCGTGTAGTTGCGCACATGGCCCATGTGGATGCGCCCCGAGGGATAGGGGAACATCTCCAGCACATAGTATTTCGGGCGGCTTTCGTCGCGCCGCGCGGCAAAGAGCCCGGCCTCGTCCCAGGCCTGCTGCCATTTCGCTTCGATTTCGGAGGCGGTGTAACACGACATACCGGTGCTGGTCCCCTGGTTGACCCTGACTGAAAACGCCGGGCGCGTGGCCCGGCGTGGTGATAGTGCGATTTCCGGCGCGTTGCCAGAGCTTGTTGCCGATGTTGTTTCGCGGCGCCGGGATCAGAGCTTGCTGTCGCCGATCCTGATCTGCCGGGCACGGGCCAGGATCGCATCCTCGACCGCGCGGGTGGTGCCTGCGCTGGCCGGTCCGTTGCGCGTGTGCAGCGAAACGTTCAGCGACCGCGCATCCAGCGCCGGGTCCTTGATATGCACGGTGGCGCGATAGGACCGCCCGCCGCCGGGGGGCGTGCCATAGCCGGTGATGATCACGCCGGTGAACGGATCGACATCCTGAACCGGCAGGAAATCGAGCACATCCAGCGTCGCCGCCCAGATATACCGGTTCACATTGACGGTCTGGTCTCCCTTGGACGGGCCGAAGATGTCCCAGATCGACGATTTTTCGTAATTGCCACCGGCGGTTCCGCGGTTGTTGGTCTCCAGCCCGCCCGGAGGGGCCTCTCCGACCGGACCGCCGCCCGTGCGCCGCCCGCCGCAGGCCGAAACCGCCGCGCAAAGTGAAAATATGAGTGCCGCCTTGAGCAGTATTCTGGGTGTCATCTGGCGTTTCCGCAGCGCATCGTTCCGCAAACTCCTACCCAAGCAGGCCCGGTGGGGCAAGGCCATTGTCTGAACGTTGTCCCGACCTGTGCCGGGGCGGGTGGGGATGCCTGCGTGCGGGTGACGCAGGGGCAGGAGGTGGCGGGTGTGGCAAAGCTGCACCATTCGGGGCCGGTTTCCCCGGCGGCTGGTCGCAACCCTTGCCAAGACGGGGCCGAAAGAGCGAAACCCCTTGCCATACCCACGCCGGGATTCTCCGGTTTGGGCGTATGGATTGAAACCGAGGGAAGCAAAATGAAAAAGATTCTCTTCGCTACGACCGCACTGGTCGCGACCGCAAGCGTCGCAGCTGCGGACGTTCGGCTGAGCGGTTATGGCCGCTTCGGTCTGGACTATAACGAAGCCAACGATTCGGCCGTCAACGGTGTGTCCTCGACCACCCTGACCAGCCGTCTGCGTCTGCAGGTGGACATGACCACCGAAACCGACAACGGTGTGACCTTCGGTGCCCGCTTCCGCGCACAGGCCGAAAGCCGTGACAACGCTGGCGCCTCGGGTGCACCGACCTTCAGCGACGTCAACGGCGACGGCGTCATCACGCCCAACGAGATCTCCGTTGGCGGCGGCGCAGTCTTCAACGGCGCACGTTTCTATGTGACCTCCGGTGGCTTCACCCTGGGTGTCGGCAACATCATCGGCGCGCTCGAAAACACGCCGGGCCTGTATCTTGAAACCCGCACCGCCGGCATCGGCATCGACGGCGCAGGCTTCGAATCGCTGGTCACCAACGTGAACGGCGAATCGTTCAACTGGGACGCATATTCGTCGGCCGGCTTCGGCGCCAACGGTGTTGAAGTTCTGTACTCGGCAGGCGGCTTCAGCGGCCACATCTCGTACAGCCAGGACAACGAAACCTATGCCCTGCGCAACAACGCCGGCGTCGATCGCACCGCGATCAACCTGGCCTACACCTTCGGCGACTGGACCGCAGCAATCGGTTACCAGGACTCGAGCGCAATGTGGGAAGACAAGCTGCTCCTCACCGTCTCGGGTGACCTGGGCATCTTCGGTGTCCGTCTGGCCTATGCCGACAACGACGGCATCGACAAATACGGCCTCTACGGCAATGTCGACATCGGCGCAGCCGGCAACCTGGTCGCATATGTGACCCAGGAAGACGCCGTGTCCGCCAGTGACGTGGCCGCCGGCCGTGGCGACAACCGTGACGGCGTCGCAGGTTCGAACAACCGCGAAGGCACCGGCTACGGTATCCACTACTCCTACGACCTGGGTGGCGGTGTGTCCTTCGAAGCAGGCGCACGCGAGTCGTCGAACGACAACACCACGGTTCAGGCCGGTGTGTATTTCAGCTTCTAAGCTGAACCACGCATCTGCGTGATATTGGGCAGGCCTTCGGGCCTGCCCTTTTCTTTTCCGGCCAACTGGTGTTCTCCTGCCGCGCAGAACGCGACCATGTCCGGGGACACCACAATGCCGCTGACCGAAATCCAGACCCGCATCGACACCGCCGCCGAACGCGCCGGCCGCGCCCCCGGCGCGGTCACGCTGATCGCCGTGTCCAAGCGCCAGCCCGACGACCGCGTGCAGGCGGTGCTGGAACAGGGGCACCGGGTCTTCGGCGAAAACCAGGTGCAGGAAGCGGCGCGGAAATGGCCCGGGTTCCGGGACCGGTTCGACGGTGTCCAGCTGCACCTGATCGGCCCGCTGCAAACCAACAAGACCCGCCAGGCGATGGACCTGTTCGACGCGATCCACGCGCTCGACCGGCCGAAACTGGCGGCAACGCTGGCGCGGCTGGCGCAGGACCGCGGGATCTGTCCGGATCTGTTCATCCAGGTGAATACCGGGGAAGAACCGCAAAAGGCGGGGATTCTGCCGGGCGACGCCGATGCGTTCATTGCCGAGGCCCGCGCGCTGGACCTGCCGGTTCGGGGTCTGATGTGCATTCCGCCCGTCGACGAGGAACCCAGCCTGCATTTCGCCCTGCTGGCCCGGATCGCCGAACGCAACGGGCTGACGGGCCTGTCGATGGGGATGAGCGGTGATTTCGAAACCGCCGTCGCGCTGGGTGCCACCCATGTGCGGGTGGGCTCCGCCATTTTCGGAGAGCGGATCAGCAAGGACCGGGCGTGACCGCGCCGCGCCGGCACGGCGCGGCGCCCGGCCCAACCGGTGGAGCGGCCCGCAGGGCCGCGACGGCGGGCGGGAGCGCTACCGCCCCGGCATGACCGGTACGAACAGCCGAGTGCCGGGTGCCGCCCGCGCGGCGATCCAGCGCAGATGGTCGCGGCGGAACGCGATGCAGCCTTCGGTCGGATAGCCCGGCCGCCGCCACTGGTGCAGGAATATGGCCGATCCGCGCCCCGGCACCGCGTCCGGCCAGTTCCAGTCGGTCAGCATCACCAGGTCATAAAGCGGATCGGCGCGGCGCAGCCGTTCATGGCCATGCACATGGGGCGCGCGGACCATCCGGTTGTATGCCGCATCCCCGGTATCGTCCGA
This is a stretch of genomic DNA from Pukyongiella litopenaei. It encodes these proteins:
- a CDS encoding porin, whose product is MKKILFATTALVATASVAAADVRLSGYGRFGLDYNEANDSAVNGVSSTTLTSRLRLQVDMTTETDNGVTFGARFRAQAESRDNAGASGAPTFSDVNGDGVITPNEISVGGGAVFNGARFYVTSGGFTLGVGNIIGALENTPGLYLETRTAGIGIDGAGFESLVTNVNGESFNWDAYSSAGFGANGVEVLYSAGGFSGHISYSQDNETYALRNNAGVDRTAINLAYTFGDWTAAIGYQDSSAMWEDKLLLTVSGDLGIFGVRLAYADNDGIDKYGLYGNVDIGAAGNLVAYVTQEDAVSASDVAAGRGDNRDGVAGSNNREGTGYGIHYSYDLGGGVSFEAGARESSNDNTTVQAGVYFSF
- a CDS encoding DUF3576 domain-containing protein, which codes for MTPRILLKAALIFSLCAAVSACGGRRTGGGPVGEAPPGGLETNNRGTAGGNYEKSSIWDIFGPSKGDQTVNVNRYIWAATLDVLDFLPVQDVDPFTGVIITGYGTPPGGGRSYRATVHIKDPALDARSLNVSLHTRNGPASAGTTRAVEDAILARARQIRIGDSKL
- the holA gene encoding DNA polymerase III subunit delta, with protein sequence MKLSPRETDRYFAAPDPTRAGLLIYGADAMRVALKRQQVLAALLGPGAEEEMRLTRLQGPDLRKDPAALTDAVKAVGFFAGARAVFVEQAQDMIAPAVEAALDDWRDGDAQIVVAAGSLRKGSALRKLFETRPDCLAAAIYDDPPSADETRRLLTAAGIAEPGREEMARLMQLAGDLGPGDLARFVDKLGLYKYGDATPLSLADIDACAPASTEAALDDLLNAVAESRSGEIGTLVRRLQAQGTNPTALCIGATRHFRTLYTMAADPGGPSQGIGRLRPPVFGPRRDTLLRQSRRWTAAKLETALAALTDTDLALRSAGQAAPAMALVERTLIRLAMLAQAR
- a CDS encoding YggS family pyridoxal phosphate-dependent enzyme, whose product is MPLTEIQTRIDTAAERAGRAPGAVTLIAVSKRQPDDRVQAVLEQGHRVFGENQVQEAARKWPGFRDRFDGVQLHLIGPLQTNKTRQAMDLFDAIHALDRPKLAATLARLAQDRGICPDLFIQVNTGEEPQKAGILPGDADAFIAEARALDLPVRGLMCIPPVDEEPSLHFALLARIAERNGLTGLSMGMSGDFETAVALGATHVRVGSAIFGERISKDRA
- a CDS encoding L,D-transpeptidase family protein, which codes for MTPGDMVLTSGGLRFRGRRFPCSIGRGGIAADKREGDGGTPVGWHRIVGLLYRPDRLARPAPWALPIGPRDLWSDDTGDAAYNRMVRAPHVHGHERLRRADPLYDLVMLTDWNWPDAVPGRGSAIFLHQWRRPGYPTEGCIAFRRDHLRWIAARAAPGTRLFVPVMPGR
- the lptE gene encoding LPS assembly lipoprotein LptE yields the protein MSLSDPHPGRRKALGLLALAPALAACGFTPVYAPGSTASTLRGRVEVAPPETASAYLLVEELEDRLGRAATPAYRLGFVLRTDQQGQAITASSEITRYSIVGRVAYELRPIGSDNVLASGKVRNFTGYSATGSTVETLAAERDATARLMSILADQIAAQLYATADLGT
- the leuS gene encoding leucine--tRNA ligase, whose translation is MSCYTASEIEAKWQQAWDEAGLFAARRDESRPKYYVLEMFPYPSGRIHMGHVRNYTMGDVVARHKLATGHNVLHPMGWDAFGMPAENAAMASGGHPKDWTYQNIADMRAQMKPLGLSIDWSREFATCDPEYYGQQQALFLDMLDAGLVYRKAAVVNWDPVDMTVLANEQVIDGKGWRSGAEVERRELTQWFFRISDMAGELLDALDGLENWPAKVRLMQENWIGKSRGLQLGFDLTAPACGHDAIEVYTTRPDTLMGASFIGISPDHPLSRALEAENPELAAFNAQVRKSGTSEEALEKAEKLGFDTGLKCRHPLNPDWELPVWVANFILMDYGTGAIFACPAHDQRDLDFCRKYDLPVIDTFLALDDPKPVGNTAFVPPKTEKVQWVDHFAGLDVATGEEAVDATIDYAAKHGWGEGVTKYRLRDWGLSRQRYWGCPIPVVHCETCGVVPEKKENLPVRLPDDVSFDKPGNPLDRHPTWRDCACPSCGAAAKRETDTMDTFVDSSWYFARFTAPRAETPTRMDDAEYWMNVDQYIGGIEHAILHLLYSRFFARAMRITGHLPASAIEPFDALFTQGMVTHEIYQTRDHNGRPVYHLPEDVTDGRLADGTPVEIIPSAKMSKSKKNVVDPVSIISSYGADTARWFVLSDSPPERDVEWTASGAEAAHKHLTRVWNLCDRIGRIDRDAPGDGDDALLREMHKTIHDVTLGVESFGFNAAIAKLYAFTNTLSRAAASYPVMREAIMTLAQLMAPMTPHLSEDIWHHQGGEGLCAAAPWPQADPAMLIEDTVTMPIQINGKRRAEISVAKALSRDEIETIALEQDAVRKALNGAEPKKVIVVPGRIVNVVV